ACGCTCATCTTAGTAGCCTCTATTTTAGATAGAACATAATTGGATAAAAAGGCAGTGCCTACAGAAGACAGAATGCTCAGATATATTATAGCCAACACAAAGCGCATATCGCTCCAAGGTGCAAAAAAAGCCGAAATGGTACCATTACCGAGGTGCTGGGTCAGGGAAAGGATATTAAAGCAAACGAAACCTAATGACATCATGATAAAGGTTAACTCTAGGGGTTTCCAGATTTTTGTTAAGGAACGTGCAAGTACGCTTCGCGAATGGCAACAAAGTCATAATGTGGTGGAAGCTCCGTTAAATGGTGGTGTGCACTCGTATATAAAGACAAAAGAGCGAATATCGGAAACCAAGGTAAAAACAAATCTGCTCAAACGCGGAATTATTATAGACACTGTAGACCGTTACTACATGAAGGACTCTGAAAAAGAGCTATTATGGCGAATCAATGTTTCCAATGTAGAGGAAGCTCGGATTGCGAAGGCACTAGGGGAGGTTGCGGAGGTCCTGCGCTTATAAAGCTAAAGGAATAGAACAACTATTTTGAGGATACAGATAGCTACAGGTTACTCTTTCGCCACAGCTATCAAATTCTCAGGAAGGATTAAAGTCACCAACAGCCGCATCAGAAAAGAGAGGGAGACCTTCTATCTTTTGGGATAAAGGTCTCTTATTTTTACCTTTTATGAGTAAACTC
The nucleotide sequence above comes from Brevibacillus laterosporus LMG 15441. Encoded proteins:
- a CDS encoding DMT family transporter, encoding MMSLGFVCFNILSLTQHLGNGTISAFFAPWSDMRFVLAIIYLSILSSVGTAFLSNYVLSKIEATKMSVFNNLSTLISMLAGVIFLQEELGYYHYVGAAMIIVGVIGTSFLGQKRHQTQSIPKS